The Rhinolophus ferrumequinum isolate MPI-CBG mRhiFer1 chromosome 21, mRhiFer1_v1.p, whole genome shotgun sequence region CTCCACTGACCTCTGCTCTGCATGAGGGGGCAGTTGGTCGGCACGGTCCTCCTACTAGGAACCCAGATGCCCCAGGTACCACCACGGGCCTCTAGGACTGTCAGGTCCCATTCCTCTACCTCCCCGAGGGGCCCTGAGTGGGAGCCCAGGAGCTATACCTCTTCAGGAGCCCCGGAGCCTGGAAAGAAGTTCCCATTGTCATAGCGATGCAGGGAGATGTAGAGCACAGAGGGGTCATTGTAAAACGCTTGCTGGGTTCCATTGCCGTGGTGAATGTCCTAGTGGGGAGGGGTGGAAGCATCAGGAAAATGGCCCAGGCTCTGGCCCAAAGGTCAAAATCCACTCGTCCTGTGGTGAACCCTGAGGGTGCAGCCCGCCACTAGCTACAGGGCACCTGTGTTCTGTTCAAAACAATGATAACGCCACACTTCCCTAACCAGGGTCTGTGGGTCGGGACGTGGTGCCATGCAGGGGACATACAAAGCCATGTTCAGGATGTGGTGACATGCCCCCAGAGCCCATTCTATACGCAACAGCGTAGAGGGCAACGCTAAGGCtcgtaaggaattgaaaaccgaTATATTCTGAAGAAAAATCCCACATTAACATGAATTTTTAAGCCAAAGTTGTATTTCAAAGAGATTTCATCCTTGATCAGGATGTTCCTGGCTCCTTCCCCAACCTACAGGGAGTGGTGGATGCCTTTCCCGCCGCCATGAGAGGCCAGGTTTGAGAAGCATTGCATAGGAGCAAGCGGAGAAGTGCTGGGGCCAAAAGGCCCGATCTGGAACCCAGTGCCAAGGTCCCAAGCTAAGCGACCTTCGTTGGGTAAGTCGCCCAacagctcagtgtctccatttaTAGAAAGACATCCTAATTCTTATTCTGCAAGGTGGCCATGAGTAGCACTGTGTCCTGCCACACGGTCAGCCCCCAGTCGAGAGTGGTTCTAGCAATGGCGGTAGCTGTCTCTACCCTTCAAGGTAGGAAGTCCCCTCAGTTGCTTGAGGCTGCAGGGTGCGGCCAAGATGGACCAGGGGCTAAAACCACTTTTGAGCTTCTCCCAGTGAGGAGGGAGTGCCATGGGAATGGAGGGCTGGGCTGACGCTCCAGCAGGAGGAGGTAAGGCAAGCCATCAGGCCCAGCTCCAGCTCGGGCACCTGAGGAAGTGGGGACAGGGTAGGTGGGGGCTTCCTGAAGGCTAACCCTGGCCCCAGAGCCCAATGTTTACCCAGTCCACGATGAGAACCTTGCCCACGTTCAGCTTCTGCTGCAGGAGTTTGGTTGTGATGGCTACAGAGTTGAAGAAGCAGAATcccctggggagagggggaagacaaaggcagagaggTCAGCCTTAGCCGAGGTTTGCTCCGTGAGCAAAAGATAACACGCACTACCTCGCTGAGAGGGCGGGGGGTGAGGGCGGCTGTTCCAGTGCAGGGCTGGAGTGGCACTCACATGGCTGTGGACTCCTCGGCGTGGTGTCCTGGGGGCCGGATGATGGCAAATCCATTCTAAAGAGGTGCAGACACAGGGACAGATGAGAGACAGACCGGCAGGCAAGGTGTCCGCGAATGGGTGGACACCGAAGGAGAGAGGCATAAACCAGGCAGGGAAGAAAACCCCGATCAGAAACAGACAGCCGACACACACCTACAGGAATGCCACCCGTGGGCCACACGGGCAGGCAGGCAGACCCATCCTGGCCCTGCAGTACCCATGGGAGCACCAGAGACTAGTGCCGCCTTGTCGGTCCCTCTTTAGCCCTCATCACCCAGCTGGCCCAGGAACGGTCACCTCCCCACTCTGGCACCTGAGAGCTGAGGTTGCAAAGGACTACGCCTTACTGAAGGGAAAGCCCAGGCTGCCCCACCCTCTGCTCCTGAAGATTCAGGACCAAAGCAAGCAGTGCTGCGGCGCCCTTACACACACTCACCTTGAGTTCTCCAGCCGCCACCTTGAAAGCCAGCTCTACCAGGCAGCCCACCGCCATGCGAACGGCACTGGAGGAGTGCATCTCATTCCATACAGTGTCACTGTCCACCTGCAGGGGCAGGAGAGCAGGCTTCAGCGTGCCCCCTGCAGGGGGAGGGCAAGAATGGGGGTGGGCACCTGGACAGTGGGCCAGCAGCCGTggtgggcaggaagggaggggccagagctgggagccaccctcccacccccactggcAGGTGCCCAACTCACCCCAATGCCCCCACAAGGCAGCATGGCGTACATCTTCTGGCTGATGGGGCCTGCAGGGAAGACAAACAGCTACTCTGGAAACTGCCTCAACGGCCAGGGCTGCAGAGGGCAGTGAGCTCAGTCACAGAAAAAGGCCAGAACCAAGTACAAAACAGGCCTCTGCAACCCATGCCAGTTGGAAGATACCTGTCCCCTGTTCTGGGGGGACATCCTACTTCTGGGGCAGATGGCAGGGAGAAAGGAGCATGATCAGTTAGGGAGGAAGGAGAGCACGCCCCCATCATGAAGCCTGACCCCATCTTAAATCCTGCAACGCACCCCACCAGCATGCTCTGATCATGTCATATTCTATGTGAAAGGCGCCCCCTGGAGGTGTGCAATGTGGCAGCGTGACACCTCTGCCAAGGGGATGACCTGTGCTCATGGGGACCCACTTGCCTACCCTGGCCAGGCGGTCTTCCTGGCAGCCCCCTATCCTACCCACGCCTGGGCCACACCCTGCCCATCAGCCTGCTGGCTCACCAAGCAATTTCTTGCTGTCCAGCTTCTGTCGGTTGAGGGGGCTGGTCCCATAGAGCAGAGTGTGGTATTCGGAGTGCACTGTCTGAATCTCATCTAGCGTGGCTTTGCGACCCCGGATCCGCTGGCAGGAGACAGCAGGAGGAGAGGAGTGGCACTGAAGGCCCAGCTCTCCCTGATGCCCAGACCCTGTCTGCACGACAACCTGGGGCCCATGGGTCACTTCTGCTCTCAGGAGAGCCAGAGTACCCTGGTCCCCCAGGGATCCCAGTCCAGGACCCTCCCCCATTCAACTGGGGACCAGAGGGGAAAGCTGGTTGCAAGGGATGGAACTGCGAGGCAGCTGTGGGGACTGGCCCTGACGTCAGGGGTTGAACAGAAGATGAAGAGACATGGAGAGAGGCTTCACCAACAAGGGAGCCATAAAGGACTTCGCAGAGCTTGAGTTGGGGGCTCCCTTACCTCACACTTGCTAAGCAGGCCTGTCTCCTGCAGCCGGGACCAGATGCTCTGGATCCGGCCAGCATGCTCCGGGTGCACGTGTGTGTTCCCGCACATGCACTGGTGCTTCAGCATGAAGGTGTCGTAAACCACACCTGGGCCAGAGACAGCCGTCAGCCGGCACTGCTCTGGGCCGTGTCACAGCCTGGCCACTTCAATCCCCAGCAAAGCTCACTGAGCTCTCCCAAGCCCACCACGGCCCAAGTACCCCTCATGGCCACCCAGCCACCTGCCACACACctgcccctcctctctcctcctgaaACTCCTTTCCTCCATTACTACCTGCCCAAAGCCGCCCTGTTCCTCAAGCCTCAACCAAGCTGCCCTTGACGCCCCCACTGGTTTTGATCTCTGCTTACTGTGCCCCCAATACTGTAGCCCCTCATGGCACAtcctcctttccctgctcctGGCACAGCCCCTGTGTGCTGCTCCCCCGACCCCCTCACCCCACTGGTGAGATGGGACCATCCTCAGACATCTATGCCCTCTCAGAGCACAGCCCAGGGCCGCTTCATGGGGAAGAGCTTTCTGGAACGGACAGAGGCCTCACTCTGGACCTcacagggaggaggggagaagctAGAAGGACAGGACCCAACGGAGACAGTGGGCTTTCTCCACCCACTGGAGGGCTTATGCAGTGAAAGCACAAAATCAGGTGGTCCCTCAGCAGTGGTGGGTGTGGGGCATGAAAAAGATGCTGCCGCAGAGGGTCGGGAAAGGGCACTCACCACCCTCCCAGCAGGGCAGAGGCTGCCACTACCACCACAGGTGGCTGCGTGCACAGGCAGAGAACAAAAGCCTGTTTGCCCTCCCTTCAGGGCGTTCTGAGAGGCTCTAGCAATCCCTTCAGGGCAGGAGCTGTATCTCTTCATGATGCCCACCATGCTGGATGCCATGCACAGGCCCCTGGCACATGGTAGAAGGCTAGCCGGCAGTGGTGAGGCTCACCTGTGGTGAAGAGGTGCTTGGTGGGCGGATCTGGGGGGCTCTTCATGCCCCCAGGAGCAGCAGGTGAGGACTGGGTTCGGCCCAGGGCCTGGTGGGGCACAGTGGACAGGCTGAGGGGCGCCTGGTACACCTGCAGTGGCTGCAGCTGCTGGGTATCTGAGAACAcctgggaaggaggaaggtgggagggacCCTAGGTGAGGCCGAGCCTGAAATGGCAGAGAGGACAGGCCTTCCaaacctcctccttcccccacctcctgcctccaggGACAGAGACACTCCAGCCCTCACCGTCTCCATCTCTCAGGAgatggggagggctggggggacAGTGATGAGTCATGCCAGAGTAGCACTGAGGTAAGAGGGAcgggggtgtgggagggggcgGAATGATTCAGGCCCAGAGGGCTCGACTGTGTCCGCAATGAATGGAGTGCGTGCTAGGCGCAGGGCAGACGGTAGTAACAGCAGGggcgtgtgtgtacacacacgcataTGCACGCACAGAGACCGACACACAACCAGCCCTAATGCAGGCAGAGatgcagatacacacacacaagcagagAGGCAGGGGCAGTCACAGATGCGGGAGGGGTGGGCAGACAGCACTGAGACCCACAAGCAGCTgcaccccttccccagcccctcgTCTCTTTCCTATTCCCTTCTGCTCTCTTCAGAAAGCTGCCCTGCGCTTCCTGGAAACTGCAGACTGGGGCGAGGGCAAGGCAAGGGTGGACAGGGACGGGGAGCACGGAGGGGTGGTGGCCGCAGGCTGGGAGCAGCACCTTTTTGTAGCCGGTACCGGACTCCTCCAAGTCGGGGCCCTCCTCGGTGCCGCTCTCGCCCTCCTCGTCCTTCACCTGGATGcagtcctcctcctcctcctcttcttcctcctcctccccttcttcctcctccaggtCTTCCTGCGTGCTCTCACTCTCTGTGGAGCCGTCTCTGGGGATGGTCaaggccccctcccccagcaagGCCTCCTGCTGCTCTGTCAGCTCCTCCTCGGTCTCCTCGGGGTGGGTGCTGGGCTGTCGTGGCAGCTCCCCAGTCTTGGTGAGGATCTGGGAGCAGAGCAGAGGGGGCGCAGCAGCTGGGAAGGGGAGCAGCCGTGCAGCCTGTGGCCCAGGAGGGTcagctcttccctcccctctcccaggcagccagccagcccaTAAAGAGCGTCTGTGTGAATTAGGAAAAGGCAAGGTAGCTCCTCAGAGCAGACGCGGCCCGGGGACAGGCCTGGAATGTCAGCTCCACTCCCTTTCTGCCAGCCTGGTCCTGCCGCCAGCACAGCCAGCACATTCGTTTCTCCCAGCTCACCTTGCCcagctggagctgctgctgcttctgcttctccAGGAACTGCTGGTGCTGTTGCTGCATGACCAGCTGCTGCAGGGCCTGGGGGCTCTGGGGTAGCGGTGAGGACTGAGTGCGGCTAAGGGGCCGGTGCCTTGGGAGCTTGCCCACTGTCCGCATGCTGGTGGCCACTCGTTCACCTGTCACCAGTGGGGACTGCCCATGGAGTGGCACTGTagcgtggggggaggggagcaacCATCATTGTCACGGCACCAGGTAACCCCGTCCCACTCAGAGACTCTCCACCTACTAAACACCGCCACCTACATACTCAGGAAAAACCTTGGAGGGGCCTGGAGCACCCTGCCCCCAAATCTGAGCCccattctttctcctccccacagCTGAACAGTCTCACAGCTCAGAGCCAGCGTCTCCAGCAAGCCTTTCTAGATGGTCCATTCTCTCCCTTCGATGCTCTGATGACTGTACATGGTCTCAGGCCCTCCATGTGAGTGAACAATGACGCCCCAACTACAACAAGACCTGCCTGACCATGGACGTGGATCCCAccaggctgggagcctggtggCCAGGATGCGGGTCTTTTAAGCAGAACCTCTTCTGATGCCATTGGCTACTAAAGGGCTGACCGTCCAAAGCTGTGCTGTCCAATCCCATGGCTGCCAGCCATACGTGACtactaagcacttgaaatgtggcctaAATTGAGACGTGCTCTCTGTGtgaaatacacactggatttcaaagacaggATGACACACAAAGTAAAATATCTCACTGATAACtctttatattgattatatgttgaaatgataatattctaGATATACTGagttaaatgttattaaaattaatttcgtctgttcctttttacatttttcaatgtgGCTACTAGACGACTTTAAACTACACATGCGGCATGTgttatatttctactggacagcgCTGTTCTGGAGTACAAGCTCCATCGTGGCAGCAGATGTTAtcgagaacagtgcctggcaagtTGTAGGTACTCAGCATGTCCGGAGACTGTGCGTAAATCGATGATGCCACTGAGGAGAGCTGTGACAGGGCTGCTTCTCCCTGACAGGCCTGCCCTGAGCCCCAGAAGCGGGGCCTGCCCCTCACTTCCTGGCCCAACTGCCCGGCCACTCACCAGCGATGAGGGTGCTCTGCTGCCGGGCCTGCTCCAGCAGCAGCACGTGCTGCAGCAGAGAGGCGTGTCCGTGGGGACTCGAATCACCCTCCAGCGCCACGCCCAGCAGGCATCCAGGGATGGACGATGTGCTCATGAACTTGCCCGTCAGCGCGCCACCCTGCCGCAGGGATTGGAGCGCCTGCCTCTCGGCCTCCTGCTGCGTCGACAGCTTCGGGGAGGCCTGTGGATggggagggcagactgaggtgaGGGCGGGGCTTATACTGACAAAGTTGGTCCTGCCAACTTTGGACCAGCATCCCCGCCCTACCCCCCACTCTAGGAAGGGCCATCTGATCTCCCTCAGGGCCTTGGGAGGACAAAAGCCCCAGCTGGGGGTTTCCTGGACCAAAGTCGTCCACACCAGAGAAAGAACAGGGTATGCGGCTGGACTTACGGTGAGGTGTGAGTTGGTGACAGTGACCGTGGCCTGTAGCCCTAGGGAGATGTTGGGCAGAGAGGGAGACGTGTAGAGGCTGAACTGGTTGGGGGAGCTGTCCAGAGGGAGGGCCCGGTGCTGGGGGAGCATCTGGGGAGCAGTCGGGAGAGACAGGCATGAGCACAGGCAAACGGGGGCCACCTGAGGCCGAGGCCAAGGGCTCTAAATGGTGCCCCGCTCCCACAGCCCTTCAGGGGTCCAGGGGGCATATCCCATATGGTGGCCACAGGTCCCTGCAGCCTGTCCACTCAGGCAGAGAGGTCCCTGCTGGGCACTGTCAGCGGGACAGCCTGGAAGGAGCTGCCTTCTTTCTTCCAAGGGAAGAGGAGCAGCTCTGGCCCACCCGCCCCGCCCTGGCAGGCCGGTACCTCGGTGGGGATGTTGGGGACCGAGCCAGTAAAGCCGTTCTCAGCGATGGTGCTGTGGGAGCTGTTGGGAGAGCTGGGGCCGGAGCCTGGCGCGCTGTTACACACTGACGACACTACAGGAGAAGTGGCTGTCACCTGGGCCTGCTTGGAGCCACCCCTACTCCCAGATCCTCAGAACAGGGACAGGAGAAGAGCCCTtacccccaggcccagcccctgtGATCTCAACAGCTCTCTTCTTAAAGGTGCTAATGACAGTCCCATCCTTGCGACGCAGAAGGGGACTGCTTCTCCGCTCAGCCACCTTCTGCTTTAGCCTTGAACGCACTTTCAAGTTGGGTTCAGAGGCTGGggagaaggaagctgaggctcagacaTGTCCACACAAAGGGGCACACACCTACAGCCCAGCCCTTCTCCATTCCCACCTCTGTCTCCCAGGAGCCACATTCTGGGAAGCCAGGCTGGGACTCACTCACCAGTTTTGCGGAGGGGGAAGTCATCGCGGCTGTCATAGGGCCCAAGCAAAGGCAGCTTGTAGGAGGGAGGTGTCCCAGGGGGGCCACTCTGGGGAGGGGAACTCTGGTCCAAAGAAGCATGGTGGGCTCCCCTGGGGGTGTGGAGAGAGGATAGAAGTCAGATCTAGGTTATCACCCAGAAAGCTGGATCTGCCACCTAGCAATCTTCAATTACAAAATATCCACTACATGTAGGGATAGGAAAGGAATCCTGGGAAAGGAAGCAAGGAGAGAAACCAGGGGTGGGAGTCTCCTCTCCAAGGAGAGGTTGCCGGGCCTGTGTATGGCTACAGACCAGGAACTCCTTGGCAGCCTACAGCCAGACAGCCCCTGCGCAGAGCACCTGTGCGACCCATGCCGGCCAGAGCTATTACCAGCATTTGGGATGCTGTGGGAGGGAATGGTTGAGGCCGCCTGGCGTGGGCTCCTTTGACTTCGACAGGAGGAATTCCTGGAGCCTCAGCTTCACCTCAGTGCTGGCGATGGCACCTGCGGGAGAGGGCACAGCTGACCTGGGTGCTTGGGGCCAGGAGCCCACAactgggggtggcgggggcaggAGTGCTGGCTGGCCCTTGGCGGTGCCCGGCCTTACTCTCTTTGCTCTTCTCCTTGTTCCGCAGGATAAGCAGCTGCTGCTCCAGCCGCTgcttctccagctcctcctgccGCTGCTGCTCCCGCTGCCGCTGCTGCTCCAGCTCCTGCTGCCTCTTGGCTGCCAGCATCTCTTGCTGCTGCTGCAGAGACGtgtggggggagagggtgagCCAGGTCCGGGCGGGGGTCGGAGGTCTGGGTGGCACCCCCCACGCCCCCCTCGCTCACCTTGAGGTGCTTCTGCAGCTGGACCTCATGCTGCCGTGTCAGGTGGTCATGCTGTTTCTGGAACTCGGCAAACAGGAGCTGCttctgcagctgctgctgctgcttgaGTGCCAGGAGCTCCTGCTGCAGTTGCTGCTCCCGCAGCGCGGGGTCCACAGGGCCTGCCAGAGCACCCCGCAGCTCCACAGGGCTGGGGCtgcctccacccccgccccccatggAGCTGGGCATGGCTCCTGGCAGCACCGGCTTCACCTCCACTGCCGGAAGAAAAGACAGGAAGGGTCAGGGGGCCCAATCCCAGACCCCACTAGGCCCTGGCAGCCATGCTGGAGCCACCGGACAGGGCTACTAGACAAAAAGGGAACAGAGGGTACGGGGCATCAAATCCCTCTGCTCTGAGGATACAGCCTTCTGCCTTAATTAAATGAGGTCGAAGCCATGAACTTCACTAAGAAAAGACGCATAAGCATGAAGCGTCGGACCTGGAAGATTCTGAGTGCTCAGCACATACTACCGTCATTGATAGTTACCACTGGATATTTTATACGAATTACTTTACTGTTGAGGAAACAGGTTTCGAGAGGTTTAGGTAACATGACCAAAGACATACTGGTGATCGATGAACCAAGATGTGAATCCAAATGCTATGCTTTTAACCACTGTCCTTCCTGCAACCTCCTCCCCTACCTCTCAACACCACACACTCCCCGCCAAGAAGCTATATTAGaagggaaattgaggcacagagctAGAACTGGGGATGGCAGCCAGAGCCCTCAGTAAACCCAGGAGAGGCCTTTGGGGACCCTTTGgacatccccaccccctccccttttctctgcCCCACAACCCGCTGGGGCAGATGGGGGCCAGCAGGAGAGGTTAtgggaatggggggggggggaagcaggAGGCCTCAGGGAAAGGGAGTGCAGAGCTGCACcaaaggggggggggagggggggctggGAGTCAGACTCGCTTCCTTTGCTGGATTATCTCCTTTCAACAGTTTTATTGTAATTACCCTGAAAATGCCGCTATATATAGTGAGCCAAACAGCAGCTGTGCCTAGGGGGAGGGGGGAATGAGAGAATGGGAGGGCAGGCgcagagaggaggtgggaggaggagacaggaaaggaaagggaatcaGACAGGAAGAAGGGTAATAGCAAGGGGGGCTGGAGCTGAGCAGAGATCTCAGAACTCCAGTCCCAGGGACAACCCGCCGGGAAGGGGAATGGGGCCAAGGGGCCTCCTGGCTCCCAAGACATTGGGCCCAGGCCCGCATGTGGACAATGGGCTGAGGGGCCCAGGGAGTGGCAAAAGGTTCCAATGGGAAGGATGGGTCTCCACCTCTTGATCCCTGTACACGGTCCTCTGGTCACTGAATGTCACTTCCCACCAATGCCCTGTGGTTGCCAAGGCAACTAGGCAAACACCACACTAAGCACGGAGCCCCAAACCCAACCCACACCCCACAAAGCCTCCTGACGCCAGCAGGAAGGGGAAGGCAGGCTACCCACTGcctgggaaggaggaagtgagagaGGCAGGGGTAATCcatcttgtttcttttccatttctttttccaaagaaagCCCTCACTTGCCTCACTCCAGCCCAAGGAGGTCACAGGGAGCTGGGAAGACTTTCCTATGGCAAGGTGGCCTACTCCAGCCCAGGCCTAGAgaggaaaggaccccaacatcGGATGGTTGCCAGTGTCTCCTGCCCTCGGGAGCAGGTCCCTGCCGAGGCCTCCGCCCCCCACCCTCATCAGGAGTAgagagggagcagagaagggGCGAAGGACTGAGCTAAGAGAGCTTCCCACACCCTGTGCAGTGTGGGCATGGATCTCTCCAGAGAGGCTGCACTGAAAGAATGTAACCCAGGCAGGGGCTAGGCACGCTGACGGCCAAGGCTGTGCTACCCTTGTGCGTGAATATGGCCTCTGGGACCcactggaggtgggggtggggaggtaaaGCCTGAGCAGAATGTCTCTCTCAGTCCCCACCAGCCCCTTCTCCCCCCAGAGCTGCTCGGCACATTCCTCTGTGGTTTGTCGGCCAGCCACACTGACGACTCTGCGGCCAGGAGGCCAGAGCCACATCTGCAGGAGTGGCCAGATGTGGCCAAGAGGGTGgggctatacacacacacaaacacacacacacacactcacccacctacccacccacttTTCTTCCCAACCCATGTCCTGTCCCAGCACCAGGAGGACAGACCCTTGGAAACTGCCAAGGGCCTTTCAGGAGGTGACTGGCACCATCTAGGGTACAAAGCAGGGAGGCACCAAGGAGCCAGCAGCTAGCGAGAGGTCTCCCCGGCCCAGGAAATGCTCAGCAAGGCCCCAAGCTGCTTGGAGAGTTCTCTCTTCCTAGGCAAGGCTGGCTTGGCCCAGGGCACTCGGATCGCTCAGCCAAGAGGTGGACAGGCTTCAACCTGCTGCTCCCGGCAGTGCCGGGGCTGTAGGAACCAGATGCCAgcctgcccgcccgcccgcccagGGAAGGGCAGGGGTCCAAGCACTCCTGGCTCCCAGCAGATAATCCTGCTCCGGATGGAACTGCCACCAGTAGTGCTGGCCTCCCTTGCAGGAGCCCTGCAGAGAGGGCCTGGGCTCGGCTGCGGGAATGTCCCAGCAGGCTTTCGGCACAGCTGCCGCATCTCCCTGTGCTGCAGTGAGAGCTGCAGCCCCATTGGTATGCAGGTGGCGGGGCAGCCAGCGGGTTCTGCCACACAGCAGGTTCCCACGCAAGCAGGAAGCACGGGCGACTGGAGAATATTAATCTGCAGGCCCTGTGGGGCCTGGACAGGATGCAGCACCCCACGGGTCTGCCAGGTAGTAACCTGGCTCCATCCAAGATGGAAGGGGGCAAAGCTGGGCAGCTGGAAtcagggaaaggggaggggagacgCCCAGAGCCCCTGAATATAGTCTGCTGGGCACAAAACCTAGAGCCTGGCTGGCCTTGCGCCCCCTCGTGGATCTGTGCCCTCTGCCAGCTTGGCATGAGCAGAGCAGGTGGCAGTGACTGCCGTCAGAATGAAGCACCTGGAAGGGGAAATGGGTGTTTAATGAGGGGAGGCTCTCAGTCTAGGAGGACCTAGAAAGCGGAGAGGACCTCTAGCAGGCGAAGAGAGTGGGAAG contains the following coding sequences:
- the HDAC5 gene encoding histone deacetylase 5 isoform X1 → MRAWRSPQEPAWGSPLPADGMSAREPSLEILPRTPLHGIPVAVEVKPVLPGAMPSSMGGGGGGSPSPVELRGALAGPVDPALREQQLQQELLALKQQQQLQKQLLFAEFQKQHDHLTRQHEVQLQKHLKQQQEMLAAKRQQELEQQRQREQQRQEELEKQRLEQQLLILRNKEKSKESAIASTEVKLRLQEFLLSKSKEPTPGGLNHSLPQHPKCWGAHHASLDQSSPPQSGPPGTPPSYKLPLLGPYDSRDDFPLRKTASEPNLKVRSRLKQKVAERRSSPLLRRKDGTVISTFKKRAVEITGAGPGVSSVCNSAPGSGPSSPNSSHSTIAENGFTGSVPNIPTEMLPQHRALPLDSSPNQFSLYTSPSLPNISLGLQATVTVTNSHLTASPKLSTQQEAERQALQSLRQGGALTGKFMSTSSIPGCLLGVALEGDSSPHGHASLLQHVLLLEQARQQSTLIAVPLHGQSPLVTGERVATSMRTVGKLPRHRPLSRTQSSPLPQSPQALQQLVMQQQHQQFLEKQKQQQLQLGKILTKTGELPRQPSTHPEETEEELTEQQEALLGEGALTIPRDGSTESESTQEDLEEEEGEEEEEEEEEEDCIQVKDEEGESGTEEGPDLEESGTGYKKVFSDTQQLQPLQVYQAPLSLSTVPHQALGRTQSSPAAPGGMKSPPDPPTKHLFTTGVVYDTFMLKHQCMCGNTHVHPEHAGRIQSIWSRLQETGLLSKCERIRGRKATLDEIQTVHSEYHTLLYGTSPLNRQKLDSKKLLGPISQKMYAMLPCGGIGVDSDTVWNEMHSSSAVRMAVGCLVELAFKVAAGELKNGFAIIRPPGHHAEESTAMGFCFFNSVAITTKLLQQKLNVGKVLIVDWDIHHGNGTQQAFYNDPSVLYISLHRYDNGNFFPGSGAPEEVGGGPGVGYNVNVAWTGGVDPPIGDVEYLTAFRTVVMPIAHEFSPDVVLVSAGFDAVEGHLSPLGGYSVTARCFGHLTRQLMTLAGGRVVLALEGGHDLTAICDASEACVSALLSVELQPLDETVLQQKPNINAVATLEKVIEIQSKHWSCVQRFAAGLGRSLREAQAGETEEAETVSAMALLSVGAGQAPAAASREHSPRPAEEPMEQEPAL
- the HDAC5 gene encoding histone deacetylase 5 isoform X2 gives rise to the protein MLLVPKAQGLVEMLQTIYETESCFSADGMSAREPSLEILPRTPLHGIPVAVEVKPVLPGAMPSSMGGGGGGSPSPVELRGALAGPVDPALREQQLQQELLALKQQQQLQKQLLFAEFQKQHDHLTRQHEVQLQKHLKQQQEMLAAKRQQELEQQRQREQQRQEELEKQRLEQQLLILRNKEKSKESAIASTEVKLRLQEFLLSKSKEPTPGGLNHSLPQHPKCWGAHHASLDQSSPPQSGPPGTPPSYKLPLLGPYDSRDDFPLRKTASEPNLKVRSRLKQKVAERRSSPLLRRKDGTVISTFKKRAVEITGAGPGVSSVCNSAPGSGPSSPNSSHSTIAENGFTGSVPNIPTEMLPQHRALPLDSSPNQFSLYTSPSLPNISLGLQATVTVTNSHLTASPKLSTQQEAERQALQSLRQGGALTGKFMSTSSIPGCLLGVALEGDSSPHGHASLLQHVLLLEQARQQSTLIAVPLHGQSPLVTGERVATSMRTVGKLPRHRPLSRTQSSPLPQSPQALQQLVMQQQHQQFLEKQKQQQLQLGKILTKTGELPRQPSTHPEETEEELTEQQEALLGEGALTIPRDGSTESESTQEDLEEEEGEEEEEEEEEEDCIQVKDEEGESGTEEGPDLEESGTGYKKVFSDTQQLQPLQVYQAPLSLSTVPHQALGRTQSSPAAPGGMKSPPDPPTKHLFTTGVVYDTFMLKHQCMCGNTHVHPEHAGRIQSIWSRLQETGLLSKCERIRGRKATLDEIQTVHSEYHTLLYGTSPLNRQKLDSKKLLGPISQKMYAMLPCGGIGVDSDTVWNEMHSSSAVRMAVGCLVELAFKVAAGELKNGFAIIRPPGHHAEESTAMGFCFFNSVAITTKLLQQKLNVGKVLIVDWDIHHGNGTQQAFYNDPSVLYISLHRYDNGNFFPGSGAPEEVGGGPGVGYNVNVAWTGGVDPPIGDVEYLTAFRTVVMPIAHEFSPDVVLVSAGFDAVEGHLSPLGGYSVTARCFGHLTRQLMTLAGGRVVLALEGGHDLTAICDASEACVSALLSVELQPLDETVLQQKPNINAVATLEKVIEIQSKHWSCVQRFAAGLGRSLREAQAGETEEAETVSAMALLSVGAGQAPAAASREHSPRPAEEPMEQEPAL